The Setaria viridis chromosome 6, Setaria_viridis_v4.0, whole genome shotgun sequence genome contains a region encoding:
- the LOC117861721 gene encoding expansin-A4-like, with amino-acid sequence MDPRPASRRATAAAALLLLLAASPAAVTAAAVHGGGWQEAHATFYGDETGAETMQGACGYGNLFEQGYGLETTALSVALFDEGRACGGCYELRCQGSSYCARGGAPVTVTATNACPANYSKPNENWCNPPLRHFDLSKPVFLRLVTDFHVGIIPVQYRRALCAKRGGVRFEMRGNRWWVAVLVFNVAGAGDVRAVAAKGSRDGAWVEMRRNWGQIWDGADARLVGQGLSFRVTNGDGRSIVFDHVVPPTWTAGQSFEGKHQF; translated from the exons ATGGATCCGAGACCGGCGTCTCgccgcgccaccgcggccgcggcaCTGCTGCTTCTGCTCGCCGCCTCTCCGGCGGCGGTCACGGCAGCGGCGgtccacggcggcggctggcaGGAGGCGCACGCCACGTTCTACGGCGACGAGACCGGAGCCGAAACCATGC AGGGCGCGTGCGGGTACGGCAACCTGTTCGAGCAGGGGTACGGGCTGGAGACGACGGCGCTGAGCGTGGCGCTCTTCGACGAAGGCAGGGCCTGCGGCGGCTGCTACGAGCTCCGGTGCCAGGGCAGCTCCTActgcgcgcgcggcggcgcgccggtgaCGGTGACGGCGACGAACGCGTGCCCGGCCAACTACTCCAAGCCCAACGAGAACTGGTGCAACCCGCCGCTGCGTCACTTCGACCTGTCCAAGCCCGTGttcctccgcctcgtcaccgACTTCCACGTCGGCATCATCCCCGTGCAGTACCGCCGCGCGCTCTGCGCCAAGCGCGGCGGTGTGCGGTTCGAGATGAGGGGGAACCGGTGGTGGGTCGCCGTGCTCGTCTTcaacgtcgccggcgccggggatgTCAGGGCCGTTGCGGCCAAGGGGTCCCGGGACGGGGCGTGGGTGGAGATGCGGCGCAACTGGGGGCAGATCTGGGATGGCGCCGACGCGCGGCTCGTCGGGCAGGGACTGTCGTTCCGGGTGACCAACGGCGACGGCCGCTCCATCGTCTTCGACCACGTCGTGCCGCCGACGTGGACGGCCGGTCAGAGCTTCGAGGGAAAGCACcagttctga